A portion of the Trichomycterus rosablanca isolate fTriRos1 chromosome 17, fTriRos1.hap1, whole genome shotgun sequence genome contains these proteins:
- the apc2 gene encoding adenomatous polyposis coli protein 2 — translation MMSNSVASYDQLVRQVEDLRKENSHLRRELEDNSHHLSKLENETSDMKEVLKQLQGKVEQEACTLASSGKAEVADQLKELHMDLTNYYELKYQPHNLRAFTETMANQSSDSEDRMHLPPSSISRSRSSVCSSSHPWSTASGEATAVHPSHLHPAMTGEGRITAQLDELLKERIMLLNEIEREEKERNWYYSQLQGLSQRLAELPRIDTFSIQMDLIRQQLEFDVQQLRSVMEERFGTSDEMVQRTQIRAVRLEQLEKEVQEAQESRNSQEKINQPESQSADCLSKASISEQENGASTSTIEAPGEAGSKVEMVFWLLSMLASRDREEMSRILLTMSTSQESCIAMRKSGCVPLLVQMLHDGGAGGTPGTTECSREARSRASAALHNIVYSQPDEGQARREMRVLHVLEQIRSHCESGWDWIENHLRTPSPGGVKALDIPEPIDSQICQATCALMKLSFEEEYRKAINELGGLSVIAELMQLEQELYGMQNDPINMALRRYAGMALTNLTYGDVVNKATLCSKKSCLQAIVAQLASDSEELHQVVSSILRNLSWRADINSKRALRDVGSVSALMTCALQATKESTLKSVLSALWNLSAHSTENKMAICSVEGALGFLVSTLTYRCQSNSLAIIESGGGILRNVSSLIATRDDYRQTLRDHNCLQTLLQHLRSHSLTIVSNACGTLWNLSARNPKDQELLWDLGAVSMLRNLIHSKHKMIAMGSAAALRNLLTNRPLKYKDTAVVSPGSCMPSLYMRKQKALEAELDAKHLAETFDTIDKQSPRHMSNKKPLRHIESLAKDYASDSGCFDDDEAPNVSSSIETGTISMLSMFLNNSNFLQNQTHKREGEPERDVEPLQTEDRKTQSSEDEVTLAAEHLAKKITHTVAKIDKLVEDITMHTSSEDSFSLTSEDHFADWNYGPDDLHEARANSCSPCRLSEHSFFHKEHIIRSHPLLQLQTTNSSLSNDSLNSGSNSEGYCGSKDQIQPSTRPTEQRRPNKLDLKIAHEKLLNSSTNVTKEHCQNEIPERDSETSKDPNMPDQGSSDGEKDQEPIIATPATVSTRVSSDVSMPTVKLSPSYQHVPPIQNVARFGVINVQGAQTLRKQAWDSPVMTGQNINKFSPICPSRSPIGQLETPQKYSVENTPICFSRCSSLSSLSSGDGDLDGQSHSENDLESDSSLEIIEVEDETLEDLSDSQLLVTDQKTCPTTSSTSDPIEIPKRAEKTFLMAASPVIPEDRSPSSSSENYIHETPLMMSRCSSVSSLGSFESPSIASSIQSDPCSEMVSGTISPSDLPDSPGQTMPPSRSKTPCCIESNGPEQQNLGGLGGQWENGLRKYMEIADLKERFNLPPDLDTMIYFTVEKPLENFSCASSLSALPLHEHYVQKDVELKLTPLLNQQDNDPQYSRRRDGADYPQCMDQDQYSEGNSDYDIEILKECINSAMPSRFRKVRPTLMSNLSNQVLSTHARRSVQLPVYMVLQNNNQMCSGQKVGMSMKDVHHDDSSYTDSAEGTPVYFSSTTFLSDETLQYPPKVKNSNDWRSRSKATQELIDIEAKRIEELRRFSRFHKSSRMAFQSETNRINKNVRQITPTQRLLVQNKEMAAKMTQQRVQSQSPVRQILTQSQNLSRSMPRLNRPIIKQGTEVRQNQKAYPKSVTQEKTSFHSVRHPAQFREVPFRYQDNELANKDGVLARTKQKQFNDSSKNNVRLNYINSKACADSFQRHGFQRIKQNLIMEEAPPCYSLSSSLSSLSDVDCEEQQGKSQHVWMRSKHNVIANSVQCASKSQAQNKFEDNSSPSSVSMDSEDDLLLKCITSAMPKQKKKQANRKRKGELKQKQKTVSQKDSGHWDNENDLDMASDKDSDLNSVEWREIQEGANTIITKLQASKSQEPSSESESVLSFISGSSFTPKPDLNDKRKVFKENKKNKPLDFAPRKPVPNLPVVFRGRTVIYTPKKEKTLSQIPTPTKETAKTDAPKNPALAQHRSRSLHRLGHLSNSTQLTLPKRSSTPPARIPKSSSSGSSQSSTPCRQPQKKISYSNQTVQQSQKPVASVPNSPPDSERKGSFISNHSSRSVDSKTQKSPVRISYTQNPSGQPRAVSPLVSNQAVVSRQNSQLSAKRIAPGNRLDFVRMASTHSSSGESDRNGFLRQLTFIKESSNLSRSRSTSQHSSPQRARPGAPAVFLCSSRCQELKSAAQGPKGLQGPQGTRNGHEQGIFKQTMGISRAYSSDRNFTVKRPSRRTSSESPCRVAQRNVPVPNQKQIKEETFKRYSSSPSINVLSRVTSRSSLRSSSSDSSVRAKSEKDVKHRQNKAVSRNTNNKGTWRRIRDEDVQQILKSTLPPTALPLIPSPEGHKPMPPPLPGKLPTITLISRKTSDATVQTEELSTNKTNSSTSPTIENGTAISEEVAKIAPLKRINLTTGNSLQDGDSDGFLKSNSTAAESSHTGGIGLFRQSSPSKAVRVTPFNYVPSPMVSSCQQTQSQAPVIPEKSAEKVES, via the exons ATGATGTCCAATTCGGTGGCCTCCTATGACCAGCTGGTGCGGCAGGTGGAGGATCTCCGCAAGGAGAACTCTCACCTGCGCCGCGAGCTGGAGGACAATTCGCACCACTTGTCCAAGCTAGAGAATGAGACCTCTGACATGAAG GAGGTTCTGAAGCAGCTGCAAGGCAAAGTAGAGCAGGAGGCATGCACACTTGCTTCTTCAGGAAAAGCTGAAGTGGCTGACCAGCTTAAAG AGCTGCATATGGACTTGACCAACTATTACGAGCTGAAGTACCAACCTCACAACCTGCGTGCATTCACTGAGACCATGGCCAACCAAAGCAGTGACAGCGAAGACAGAATGCATCTCCCACCATCCAGCATTAGCAGATCCAGGAGCTCTGTCTGCTCGTCCTCTCACCCATGGTCCACTGCATCTGGAGAGGCTACAGCTGTGCACCCGTCACACCTTCACCCAGCTATGACAGGAGAGGGCCGCATCACTGCCCAGCTAGATGAACTTCTCAAGGAGAG GATCATGCTGCTGAATGAAATAGAAAGAGAAGAGAAAGAGCGAAACTGGTATTATTCTCAGCTGCAGGGACTTTCACAAAGGCTGGCAGAGCTGCCCCGGATTGACACA TTCTCTATACAAATGGACCTCATTCGCCAGCAATTAGAATTTGATGTCCAGCAGCTACGTTCAGTCATGGAGGAACGCTTTGGCACCAGTGATGAAATGGTTCAGAGAACACAG ATCCGTGCAGTTCGACTAGAGCAGTTGGAGAAAGAGGTACAGGAGGCGCAGGAGTCCCGCAACTCCCAGGAGAAAATCAATCAGCCAGAGAGTCAG AGTGCTGACTGTCTTTCTAAAGCATCCATATCTGAGCAAGAAAATGGAGCAAGCACAAGCACTATCGAGGCTCCTGGAGAAGCAGGAAGCAAA GTGGAGATGGTGTTTTGGCTGCTATCTATGCTGGCCTCCAGAGATCGTGAAGAGATGTCTCGCATCTTGTTGACCATGTCCACCTCGCAGGAAAGCTGCATCGCAATGCGCAAGTCTGGCTGCGTTCCACTGCTTGTACAGATGCTGCATGATGGAGGTGCTGGCGGGACTCCCGGTACCACAGAATGCAGCCGAGAGGCGCGATCCAGAGCGAGTGCCGCTTTGCATAACATCGTGTACTCACAGCCTGATGAGGGTCAAGCACGGCGTGAGATGAGGGTTCTGCATGTGCTGGAGCAGATACGCTCACACTGTGAAAGTGGCTGGGACTGGATCGAGAACCACCTCAGAACCCCATCACCTGGTGGTGTTAAGGCATTAG ACATTCCAGAGCCCATAGATTCCCAGATTTGTCAAGCCACGTGTGCTTTAATGAAACTTTCCTTTGAGGAGGAGTACCGAAAGGCCATAAATGAACTTG GGGGACTTTCAGTCATTGCTGAACTAATGCAGCTGGAACAGGAACTGTATGGCATGCAGAATGATCCTATAAATATGGCCCTGCGAAGATATGCTGGAATGGCACTCACTAACCTGACATATGGAGATGTTGTAAATAAG GCCACACTTTGCTCAAAGAAAAGCTGCCTTCAAGCTATTGTTGCTCAACTTGCATCTGATAGTGAGGAACTGCATCAG GTGGTCTCAAGTATTCTTAGAAATCTTTCATGGCGTGCTGACATCAACAGTAAGAGAGCCCTTCGCGATGTTGGCAGTGTGTCCGCACTGATGACCTGTGCACTTCAGGCGACAAAG GAATCCACATTAAAAAGTGTACTCAGTGCTTTATGGAATTTATCAGCACATAGCACTGAGAATAAGATGGCAATTTGCTCCGTTGAAGGTGCCCTGGGTTTTCTAGTCAGTACTCTCACCTACCGGTGCCAATCCAATTCTTTGGCAATCATTGAGAGTGGTGGAGGCATTCTACGCAATGTATCCAGTCTTATTGCTACCCGAGATGACTACAG ACAAACCCTCAGGGATCACAACTGCCTGCAGACATTGTTACAACATCTGCGATCACACAGTTTGACCATTGTGAGCAATGCATGCGGAACCCTGTGGAATTTGTCTGCTCGGAATCCAAAGGACCAAGAATTGCTGTGGGACCTTGGAGCTGTGAGCATGCTCCGCAATCTCATTCATTCAAAGCACAAGATGATAGCCATGGGAAGTGCCGCAGCTCTGAGAAACCTCCTCACAAACCGTCCTCTGAAATATAAAGACACTGCTGTTGTATCTCCAGGCTCCTGCATGCCCTCGCTCTATATGAGAAAGCAGAAAGCACTGGAGGCTGAGTTGGATGCAAAGCACCTGGCTGAAACATTCGATACGATTGACAAGCAAAGCCCGAGGCATATGAGTAATAAAAAGCCCCTACGACATATTGAAAGCTTGGCAAAAGACTATGCCTCAGACTCAGGATGTTTTGATGATGATGAGGCTCCAAATGTTTCAAGTAGCATTGAAACAGGAACAATTTCTATGCTCTCAATGTTCCTGAACAACTCTAACTTCCTTCAGAATCAGACTCACAAGAGGGAGGGAGAACCTGAGCGAGATGTGGAGCCATTGCAAACAGAGGACAGAAAGACACAATCTTCTGAAGATGAAGTGACACTTGCAGCAGAACATTTGGCAAAAAAGATAACCCACACTGTGGCTAAAATTGACAAGCTGGTGGAAGATATTACAATGCATACATCCTCAGAGGATAGTTTCAGTCTTACCTCTGAGGACCATTTTGCAGACTGGAATTACGGGCCTGATGATCTTCACGAAGCACGAGCCAATTCGTGTTCTCCTTGCCGCCTTTCTGAGCACTCATTTTTTCACAAAGAGCACATCATCAGATCCCATCCCCTTCTGCAGTTACAAACCACCAATTCAAGTTTGTCAAATGACAGCCTTAACAGTGGCAGCAACAGTGAAGGCTACTGTGGTAGTAAGGACCAGATTCAGCCTTCCACAAGGCCAACAGAACAAAGACGCCCAAACAAGCTCGACCTTAAGATTGCTCATGAGAAACTGCTAAACAGTAGTACCAATGTCACCAAAGAACATTGTCAGAATGAAATACCTGAGAGGGATTCTGAGACATCAAAAGATCCAAACATGCCTGATCAAGGTAGCTCAGATGGAGAAAAGGATCAAGAACCCATTATAGCAACACCTGCAACTGTTTCGACCAGAGTATCTTCTGACGTCAGCATGCCTACAGTTAAGCTCTCCCCCTCTTATCAGCATGTTCCACCAATACAGAATGTTGCCAGGTTTGGTGTAATTAATGTTCAGGGAGCTCAGACACTAAGAAAACAGGCATGGGACTCACCTGTAATGACTGgacaaaatataaacaagttTTCGCCAATATGTCCTTCAAGAAGCCCAATTGGTCAGCTAGAGACACCACAGAAGTATTCGGTGGAGAATACACCAATCTGCTTCTCGCGCTGTAGTTCTTTGTCCTCTCTGTCTTCAGGTGATGGAGACCTTGATGGACAGAGTCACAGTGAAAATGATCTTGAAAGTGATTCATCTCTTGAAATAATTGAGGTGGAAGATGAAACACTAGAGGATCTAAGTGATAGCCAGTTGCTTGTCACAGACCAAAAAACATGTCCCACTACTAGCAGTACTTCTGATCCTATTGAAATTCCAAAAAGAGCTGAAAAGACCTTTCTTATGGCAGCCTCACCAGTCATACCAGAGGATAGGTCTCCATCGAGTTCCTCAGAGAATTACATTCATGAGACTCCACTCATGATGAGTCGTTGTAGCTCTGTAAGTTCGCTGGGTAGCTTTGAGTCCCCGTCAATTGCAAGTTCTATACAAAGTGATCCTTGTAGTgaaatggtaagtggaactaTAAGTCCAAGTGATCTCCCCGACAGCCCAGGGCAAACCATGCCACCAAGTCGTAGCAAAACCCCATGTTGTATTGAGTCAAACGGACCAGAGCAGCAAAATCTTGGCGGTCTTGGAGGCCAGTGGGAAAATGGCTTGCGGAAGTACATGGAAATCGCAGACCTAAAAGAAAGATTTAACTTGCCTCCAGACCTGGACACAATGATTTACTTCACTGTCGAAAAGCCCTTAGAGAATTTTTCCTGCGCTTCTAGTCTGAGTGCCCTTCCCCTGCATGAGCACTACGTCCAGAAGGATGTCGAGCTTAAACTTACTCCCTTGTTaaatcaacaagacaatgacccaCAATACTCTAGAAGAAGAGATGGTGCTGATTATCCACAATGTATGGACCAAGATCAGTACAGTGAGGGAAATTCAGATTATGACATTGAAATTCTTAAAGAGTGCATAAATTCAGCCATGCCCTCAAGGTTTAGGAAAGTAAGACCCACTTTAATGTCTAACCTCTCAAACCAAGTTCTTAGCACCCATGCTCGAAGATCTGTGCAGTTACCGGTATACATGGTGCTCCAGAACAACAATCAGATGTGTTCTGGACAAAAGGTAGGCATGTCTATGAAAGATGTTCATCATGATGATTCCTCATATACTGATTCAGCTGAAGGTACCCCTGTTTATTTCTCAAGCACCACATTCTTAAGTGATGAAACTCTTCAATACCCGCCCAAGGTGAAGAACTCGAACGATTGGCGGTCCAGAAGCAAAGCAACACAGGAGCTAATCGATATAGAGGCAAAAAGAATTGAAGAGCTACGCCGGTTTTCTCGCTTCCATAAATCATCCAGAATGGCATTTCAGTCTGAAACAAACCGAATAAACAAAAACGTTAGACAAATTACTCCTACTCAAAGGTTACTTGTGCAAAATAAGGAGATGGCAGCGAAGATGACCCAGCAAAGAGTCCAAAGTCAATCCCCAGTCCGACAAATCCTAACACAGTCACAGAATCTATCTCGAAGTATGCCACGTTTGAATCGTCCAATCATAAAGCAAGGCACAGAAGTGCGCCAAAATCAGAAGGCATATCCTAAAAGTGTAACACAAGAAAAGACAAGTTTTCACTCTGTGCGCCACCCAGCCCAATTTAGAGAAGTGCCCTTCAGATACCAAGATAATGAACTGGCTAATAAGGATGGAGTGTTAGCCAGAACTAAGCAGAAGCAGTTTAATGATTCAAGCAAGAATAACGTACGTCTTAACTATATCAATTCAAAAGCTTGTGCTGACAGTTTCcaaagacatgggtttcagagaattaagcaaaatttaatCATGGAAGAAGCACCCCCGTGTTATTCTCTGAGCTCATCACTAAGTTCTTTGAGTGATGTCGATTGTGAGGAGCAACAGGGAAAATCTCAGCACGTATGGATGAGAAGTAAACACAATGTAATAGCTAATTCTGTTCAGTGTGCCTCAAAATCACAAGCTCAAAATAAATTTGAAGATAACAGTTCACCAAGTTCAGTAAGCATGGATTCTGAGGATGATCTTTTGTTAAAATGCATAACATCTGCAATGccaaagcaaaagaaaaaacaagCCAATAGAAAACGAAAAGGTGAgcttaaacaaaaacagaaaactgTTTCTCAAAAGGATTCCGGGCACTGGGACAATGAGAATGATTTAGACATGGCATCCGATAAAGACTCGGATCTCAACAGTGTGGAATGGAGGGAAATACAGGAGGGTGCGAATACAATAATCACAAAGTTACAAGCTTCAAAATCACAGGAACcttcatcagaatcagaatctgtTCTTTCATTTATATCGGGATCAAGCTTTACACCAAAACCTGACCTCAATGACAAGAGGAAGGTcttcaaagaaaataaaaagaacaagccaCTTGATTTCGCCCCTCGAAAACCAGTTCCGAACTTGCCTGTAGTTTTCCGAGGCAGAACAGTGATATACACTCCCAAGAAGGAGAAAACACTTTCACAAATACCAACACCAACGAAGGAGACAGCAAAAACAGATGCCCCAAAAAATCCTGCCTTAGCTCAACACCGGTCCAGAAGCCTTCATAGATTGGGACATCTGAGTAACTCTACTCAGCTAACGCTGCCCAAGAGAAGCTCAACTCCTCCTGCCAGAATTCCAAAGAGTTCATCATCAGGATCATCTCAAAGTTCAACCCCTTGCAGGCAACCTCAGAAAAAGATATCCTACTCTAACCAAACAGTTCAGCAAAGTCAGAAACCAGTGGCCTCTGTTCCAAACAGTCCACCAGACTCAGAGAGAAAAGGAAGCTTCATATCCAACCACAGCTCAAGATCTGTTGACAGCAAGACACAAAAATCTCCTGTGAGAATATCATACACACAGAATCCATCGGGGCAACCAAGAGCAGTTTCACCGTTAGTCTCAAACCAGGCGGTAGTTAGTAGACAAAATAGTCAGTTATCTGCAAAAAGAATCGCACCAGGCAACCGACTGGATTTTGTTCGCATGGCATCTACTCATTCGAGCAGTGGTGAATCAGATCGTAACGGTTTCCTTAGACAACTGACTTTCATCAAAGAGTCGTCAAACCTCTCACGCTCAAGATCTACGTCCCAACATTCATCTCCTCAAAGAGCACGTCCAGGGGCCCCGGCCGTTTTCCTATGTTCCTCTCGTTGCCAAGAGCTGAAGTCAGCAGCACAAGGTCCAAAAGGATTGCAGGGACCCCAAGGGACCAGGAATGGTCATGAACAAGGCATATTCAAGCAGACCATGGGAATATCAAGGGCGTACTCCAGTGACCGAAACTTCACTGTAAAGCGTCCATCCAGAAGAACAAGTTCAGAAAGTCCCTGCAGGGTGGCTCAGAGAAATGtacctgtgccaaatcaaaagCAAATAAAAGAAGAGACGTTTAAACGCTATTCTTCCTCTCCCAGCATAAACGTCTTAAGCCGTGTGACCAGCCGCTCCTCTCTTCGATCCTCGTCTTCAGACTCAAGTGTCCGGGCAAAGAGCGAGAAGGACGTGAAGCACAGGCAGAACAAAGCCGTGTCACGGAATACTAACAACAAAGGTACATGGAGGAGAATTCGCGATGAAGATGTTCAACAGATATTGAAGAGCACCCTCCCACCTACTGCGCTGCCGTTGATACCTTCGCCCGAGGGCCACAAACCGATGCCACCCCCCCTGCCGGGGAAATTGCCAACAATTACTTTAATATCACGCAAGACAAGTGACGCAACAGTTCAAACTGAGGAGTTATCGACCAATAAAACTAACTCAAGCACATCCCCTACGATTGAAAACGGCACTGCTATTTCAGAAGAGGTAGCAAAGATAGCTCCACTTAAAAGAATTAACCTGACGACTGGGAATAGCCTGCAGGACGGAGATTCGGATGGATTCCTTAAAAGTAACAGCACAGCTGCAGAGAGCAGTCACACAGGAGGCATAGGTCTTTTCCGTCAGAGCTCTCCCAGCAAAGCTGTCAGAGTAACTCCATTCAACTATGTCCCCAGCCCTATGGTCTCTTCCTGTCAACAAACACAGAGTCAAGCCCCGGTAATACCTGAAAAATCAGCAGAAAAAGTTGAGTCCTAG